The DNA segment CTTGTGATGGATAACGCAACTTTCCAATTCAAAAATCCATCAAAAATGCGGGCCATATTCTGGAATATTTACCACCTTATTCACCAGATTTCAATCCCATCGAACATAAGTGGGCGCAATTAAAGGCGATTGACAAAAGAGAACGCCGTACTACCGAGGAAGTCTTCGCAAATTATGCGTAATCATTTTATGGTGGCTTTGCTATACCGTCTCGACCGTCATTCCTTTCGTCGTCAGAGCCTGGGACTGGAGAAGCATCCCAGGGTGACTCGCTTTCGCTTCTCTTCTTGTCGGCTGCCTTTCGGCGGGCTGGTTGAATCTCAAACTTTTCAGCCAGCGGAAGGGATTCCGCTAGGTCGGAAAGTTAGGCGGCGACTCAACGCTCTCTGGGTTGCGTAATCAGAAGGGTCAACCGGTATTCGGTATCAGTGGATATGGTGAATACCGTCCAGTAATTGATCACCCCACCCCAACCCCTGAAGCAGAGAATCGACGCATCAATATTCGTTTCTTCCTAGTTAATCCCAAGCCCCCGGTTGCTATCCCGCAGGTCCTTGAAGGTCTTGACCACTTGATCCAGAAACTCGGGACCCTCAATAATGATTGAGATTTCAGGAAAGTTCGATATTGCTCTTTTATAAGAGCTCGGTGGAGATTCTTGAACAAGGATCACGCTAGCAATATATGTTGAAGGATATTCTCGATTGGCTTTGGCTACGGATATGGTTTTGGAAAGTTACGGGATTCGTGTGGATAACCATACGAACAAGTCGATTATACCCATGTTGTCCAATGGTGCATGGTCGCTGTACAAGGAACAGACAGGTAAGGATGGGGAAGAGCCGTATTTGGGTAAGGTGATACTTACCATGGCCACCACCACCGGTTTGGTACCACCTGCTGGCCCCTCTCTGCTGGTGCTCTTTGGTCCGTGAGCAGATTCGTCAACTGCGCGTAGGCCCTTCGGCGGTCGGCTGCTTCTTGATCGAGTCGCGCCATTAGGTCGCTGATCACGTTCTCCAGTCCTTCGTTGTTCGTTTCCAGGTTAGCAATTCGGAGGTTGTGTTCTACGACCAGACGATCACGCTCTCTGTCACGTTCCACCAGCATCTCGCGTAGAAGGCGAATCTCTACATCTTGTGGAGATTCGTTCGCACTGGTGTGATGTGGTGCGGTGGTGCGGTGCACGGACTCATCATCCGCCCCCCCTTCTGGTGCTGGTTCGTAGACACGGTATAGCTCGGAAGGGTCGATCAACCATTGACCAAGGTCGTCCCGCTGCGCAGAAATCCTTCCAGATTGTATGGCGCGAAGGATAGATGACTTGCTCTTCCCAGTAGAATCGGCGGCTTCTTTGATTGTGATTGGTGGCATAGTGACGTGCTGCGCACTAGGTAATTGTTCGGTGCGTCAGTATGAAATGACACGGTGCGCATAGTAAAGGGAGCGGTGCATACCGTGGTTAATTCGCGCCGAATAAACTCATCACCTTTCCGATAAATCGTCCAGTTGGTTCTTGGCGGATCTTTTTCCGTAGTCGGTCATCCGCAGTGACAAACCGAGTTTGTTCAGCTTCGGCCATTGCCAAGTAAAGACAGTCATAGGCGGGGTGGTCGAGCATGATGGCGATTTGAGTTGCGGTATCTAGAAACGGCCGCATTGGTAGTAGGACGATATAGCAAAGCCATTATAAAGTGATTAAACCCATGACATATTCAATTGATTTCCGTCGCAAAGTGCTCGCCATACAAGAACAAGAACAGCTCACCTACGCTGAAATCGCAAGCCGCTTTGGAATTGGGATTGCCACTTTGACGCGTTGGCGTTCACGCCTGGAGCCAAAACTAACTCGAGACAAACCCGCCACGAAAATTAATAGGGAATCGCTGGCGCGTGATGCTGAAATGCACCCTGACGCCTATCAATTCGAGCGAGCTAAACGTTTAGGGGTGAGTAGGAGCGGCATTGGTCAAGCATTAAAACGCATGAGAATCAGCTATAAGAAAAAAACACTATCACACCCAAAAGCAAATGAAGAGAAGAGAACAGCCTTTCAAGAGCGAATGGAAGTATATGAAGCAGAAGGGAGAAGCATAGTTTTTGTCGATGAGGCTGGATTCGCGGTGGATATGCCACGCCGCAATGGCTACGCGCCGATTGGCAAGCGTTGCGTTGGCAAGCAAGATTGGAATGCTAAAGGGCGAGTGAACGCCATTGGAGCGTTGATTGGTATGTGTAACGCTCTTTACCGGAACCATCAATAGTAATGTGTTTTACTCTTGGATCACCCAAGATTTACTCCCAAAACTTCCTCCCAATTGCGTTCTTGTGATGGATAACGCAACTTTCCAATTCAAAAATCCATCAAAAATGCGGGCCATATTCTGGAATATTTACCACCTTATTCACCAGATTTCAATCCCATCGAACATAAGTGGGCGCAATTAAAGGCGATTGACAAAAGAGAACGCCGTACTACCGAGGAAGTCTTCGCAAATTATGCGTAATCATTTTATGGTGGCTTTGCTATATTAGCTTTTTGGAGTAAGCGGGCGGCTAGGGAGGCTTCATCTGGGGATAGCTCCCCGCGTCGTACCTTTTTCCACAGAATGTTGGCGCATTCAGCAATGATCAGGTCGGGGGCGGCCAGTCGGTGGGTATGCTTAAGTATCAGCGCCTCGTTGGTACCTACTTCTTCGACAACCCATTTCACGGCGATGCTGGCGTCCACAATCAAGGGGGTCATCGTTCGTCGCGCCCTTCACGGAGGAGTACTTCGGCGGGGGTATGACGACGACCAGCGGTAATTGCGCGCAGTTCTGCAGCTAGTACATCGAAAGAGGGTTCGATATCAGCGGCCAAGGCTTGGCGTAGGATGTCGCGATGTTCAGCCTCGGCGGAACGTCCGTTGCGGGCAGCTCGATACTTGAGGCGGGTGATCAGATCGTCATCGAGGTTGCGAACGTGGAGGTTACCTGGCATGTTAGGTTTCCTTAATGGTTATTGTGAGAGCAATGCTACCATTAATTCGTAGAAGTGATTTTTATCCTGAGCGTTACCATGTCTACCATCGTTAGTCCCCATGACCGCTTCTTCAAAGAGTGTTTTTCTCGTCCTAAAGCGGCGGTTGACCTGTTTCGACGCGTTCTGCCGACCGAGGTGGTGAACGCACTTGACCTCACTACCATTAGGACCGCTAAAGGTAGCTTTGTCGATCCGAAACTACGCGAGCACCATACTGACCTGCTCTTCGAGGTGACCGGTCGTGATGGTTCGCCGGTCCTGGTTTACCTATTGGCGGAACACAAAAGTAGTCCCGATCGGTGGGTGGTGCTGGACCTGTTGCGTTACGCGAGTGAGATCTGGCGTGAGTGGGTGAAACGAAATAGCGGTCAGTGGACAATGGGGATGAAATTGCCCCCCTTGATTCCATTGGTGCTCTATCACGGGAAGAAGAATTGGACTGCTCCCACTGATATAGCTGATTTGGTAGACATCCCTGCGATATTGGAACGCTATCGCCCCCATTTCCGCTATGAATTATTGGATCTTTCTAGTGTTGCTGATGGGACACTACCTGCGGGAGTAGAGTCACGGGCAGCACTGTTGACGCTTAAATATATTTTCCACCCGGAGAAGGTACAGAAATGGCTCGTTGATGTTATAAAAACCGTAAATGAGTTGAATGAAGTGCCAGGCAGATTGGAGTTAATGCGTATCATACTGAATTATATGGCTGTTGTTCACGATTTTGAAGACAAATGGCTGCGGCAGGTCTTGAATGAGAATTTCCTAGAGGGGGATAGCATTATGCTAACCATGGCAGAACGGTGGGTACAACAAGGAATGCAACAAGGAGTAAAACAAGGAGTAAAACAAGGAGTACAACAAGGAAGGCGTCAGGAAGCTGGCCTGATGGTAGGTCGCCAATTACGGAAGCGCTTTGGTCCATTACCGGAATGGGCGACCAAGAAACTGGAGAATGCGGAGCCTGAGGAATTGGAGCAGTGTGCGGACCGCTTGCTGGATGCGCCGAGTTTGGAGGCGGTGTTTCAGGTGGAGGAACGCCACTGATTGTGGGCGGAGGGTGCAGTGGAGAGGGATTGAACCGCCCAAACCACCCGCACTGGTGTGTTGGTGTGGGGTGGTTTGGTGGTGTTTTTTGGGGGGGGGTTGTCTCGATTTTGTCCAGGTTTGGGGGGGCGGGGACGGCTGCCTGTTAGGGAGAGGGAAGCATCACGAATCTCTCAAAGGTGAGTCCGATAATTTCACCCATCGAGCATACCTCAACCACCCAAAATCACCACGAAAACCAACACAAAACCAGACCAGAAACCAGCGAAAAAACCGCTGCCAATGACTCACCACGGCAGTGTTCGGTTGGTGGTGGTTCATACGGTCCATGGACCGTTCGATAAAGAATGTTTTGTTTATTTTTAGAAGCTCTGGATATGTATAAACCTAACCGGGATATGCTCTAGTATTCAGTTAAAATAATTGGTTAGAAAACTTAAACATCTGGATAAAGGCAGTCGTTTTTCGCCAAATCTATTCAGTACAAGATTTCTGGGAGCTTCCCTTGCGAGTATCGATCAGTTGTTCAGGAAGATTACCAGTAACCAGTGCAGTAATATCGCGAACCATGGGAGTTCCATCCTTATGACCAAACAAGTGGCTCACGGTCATTACCCCAGAACCATTTTTGATAAATGTTCTCCAGGCAATTGGAGAGATCGTGACCTGGCCAGTCTCATCAAAGTCGAACATCAGGGCCTTTCTTTTATCCTTGGTATTTTGCAAGAACAGTTTAATGTTCTGAAACATTTCCTGAGAAATGAGTAGACGTTCACCCTTGCGCGATATGGTGTGGTTTAGCAAAGTAGCAATAGAAAAGGTAATGCTACCGTTACAATTACGAGTAAAGCGCAAACTCCCTTGAGGTGTACCAGGCGCTGGAACGATGGTAGTAAATAAGGTAGCTGCCTCCCGAGAGATTGAGGTAAGGTGGCCAGATTCTTCTCTGATTGAGGTAGTAGGAGCGTTGGCTAGTTGATTGTTTACCTGAAGCGATGGTTGTTCTACTTTTTCTGGTTGCCCCGCAGGGGAGGCAATAGCGGGAATAGTGGCCTCCTTCGTTATTTCATTTTGACCCGTAGAATCCCTATCATCTTTTGGGATGGGAGGATGATCAGGGGTATTTCTTTCCTCTGGTGAGGTGCTGGGGACGATAGGCTTAGTAATAGGGAGTGTGTTTATACCGCTGGTACTGGCGATCTGGATTGGTTCTTCATGCTTCACTACGTGTGAGGCAGGGGTAACGGTTTTCTCCACCGCTAATTCGGTTGTCACCTGATCGTTTTTCGCGATATTGAGATGGTTCCAGATCCATACGAGCAGCACAACAATACCAATGCTTAGGGTAACCCCAAGCGCGGTTCTTTTCAGGCGTGTGAACGGCGTCTCTTGGAAGCTTGATTGGCTAATTTGGAGGGCGAGTAGTTCCATTTCTTCTTTGCGCTCCTCGAAACTCACCCCGGTTTCTTCCTGGGCAGGTTGGACGATCCGGGGCGCAGGTGATGTCTTTTCGAGGTGAGATTGGAGGGTACGTAGGACTAACTCGGTGAATTTCTTCTCGCGTGGTTGTTCGACTGCCTCCGCAGTAACCTGAGCAACCCGCATCATTTCTGGAAGCGGGAGGGGGATCAGGTTTTCCGTGGGTAATTGGGTTAATTCCATCAATAACTCTTGTTGGAGATGAGTGGAAAAGAGCAACCACACGGAGAACGCATTTGTGGTGTCTTCTAGCTCAAAATCACTGCTCATCCGAGGAACACTGGTTACAAGTTCGCCAACTGTGATGAGTTGTTCCAGGAGTTGGTTGAGTTGGTGCTGTTGTTCCGATTTAGGCAACGGGAAATGGAGAGCGAACATGTGGCGTCCCTCCGCCACCGCGACCGCTACATCGTCTGGGTAGTCGTGCAGATCAAAGGGCGGGGCTGTTCCTAAATATTCGTTCGCACCCTTCCAAGAAATTTTATCCAAAACACCCTGTAGGATTCCGATCTGTTCTTGCAGAACCGGATTGTCACCTCGCGAGATCTCCATACTAAACGACTGATGCAATACCCAGAAGGCCGCATCCAACGCAGTGGTAGAATAGGAATCGAGCAGGGAAGGTTGTTCCTTCCAGATCGCTAGAATGGCCTCCATCCGCTCAAGAATCGCGGTAATCTGCCCTAGTTTAAAGAAATTACTCAGACTACCAATGCTGTGAAAGATACGGATCAGACGCTCCAATACTTGGGAGCCGACAGTATTGCT comes from the Gammaproteobacteria bacterium genome and includes:
- a CDS encoding hypothetical protein (Evidence 5 : Unknown function), whose protein sequence is MRNHFMVALLYRLDRHSFRRQSLGLEKHPRVTRFRFSSCRLPFGGLVESQTFQPAEGIPLGRKVRRRLNALWVA
- a CDS encoding hypothetical protein (Evidence 5 : Unknown function); this translates as MRNQKGQPVFGISGYGEYRPVIDHPTPTPEAENRRINIRFFLVNPKPPVAIPQVLEGLDHLIQKLGTLNND
- a CDS encoding hypothetical protein (Evidence 5 : Unknown function); the protein is MALATDMVLESYGIRVDNHTNKSIIPMLSNGAWSLYKEQTGKDGEEPYLGKVILTMATTTGLVPPAGPSLLVLFGP
- a CDS encoding conserved hypothetical protein (Evidence 4 : Unknown function but conserved in other organisms) gives rise to the protein MPPITIKEAADSTGKSKSSILRAIQSGRISAQRDDLGQWLIDPSELYRVYEPAPEGGADDESVHRTTAPHHTSANESPQDVEIRLLREMLVERDRERDRLVVEHNLRIANLETNNEGLENVISDLMARLDQEAADRRRAYAQLTNLLTDQRAPAERGQQVVPNRWWWPW
- a CDS encoding hypothetical protein (Evidence 5 : Unknown function) gives rise to the protein MRPFLDTATQIAIMLDHPAYDCLYLAMAEAEQTRFVTADDRLRKKIRQEPTGRFIGKVMSLFGAN
- a CDS encoding hypothetical protein (Evidence 5 : Unknown function); amino-acid sequence: MTYSIDFRRKVLAIQEQEQLTYAEIASRFGIGIATLTRWRSRLEPKLTRDKPATKINRESLARDAEMHPDAYQFERAKRLGVSRSGIGQALKRMRISYKKKTLSHPKANEEKRTAFQERMEVYEAEGRSIVFVDEAGFAVDMPRRNGYAPIGKRCVGKQDWNAKGRVNAIGALIGMCNALYRNHQ
- a CDS encoding hypothetical protein (Evidence 5 : Unknown function), which produces MTPLIVDASIAVKWVVEEVGTNEALILKHTHRLAAPDLIIAECANILWKKVRRGELSPDEASLAARLLQKANIAKPP
- a CDS encoding antitoxin FitA, which gives rise to MPGNLHVRNLDDDLITRLKYRAARNGRSAEAEHRDILRQALAADIEPSFDVLAAELRAITAGRRHTPAEVLLREGRDER
- a CDS encoding transposase; its protein translation is MSTIVSPHDRFFKECFSRPKAAVDLFRRVLPTEVVNALDLTTIRTAKGSFVDPKLREHHTDLLFEVTGRDGSPVLVYLLAEHKSSPDRWVVLDLLRYASEIWREWVKRNSGQWTMGMKLPPLIPLVLYHGKKNWTAPTDIADLVDIPAILERYRPHFRYELLDLSSVADGTLPAGVESRAALLTLKYIFHPEKVQKWLVDVIKTVNELNEVPGRLELMRIILNYMAVVHDFEDKWLRQVLNENFLEGDSIMLTMAERWVQQGMQQGVKQGVKQGVQQGRRQEAGLMVGRQLRKRFGPLPEWATKKLENAEPEELEQCADRLLDAPSLEAVFQVEERH
- a CDS encoding hypothetical protein (Evidence 5 : Unknown function); translated protein: MFEGDGAQWDMFVQQARELLLSSRADLRLLTQQSNTVGSQVLERLIRIFHSIGSLSNFFKLGQITAILERMEAILAIWKEQPSLLDSYSTTALDAAFWVLHQSFSMEISRGDNPVLQEQIGILQGVLDKISWKGANEYLGTAPPFDLHDYPDDVAVAVAEGRHMFALHFPLPKSEQQHQLNQLLEQLITVGELVTSVPRMSSDFELEDTTNAFSVWLLFSTHLQQELLMELTQLPTENLIPLPLPEMMRVAQVTAEAVEQPREKKFTELVLRTLQSHLEKTSPAPRIVQPAQEETGVSFEERKEEMELLALQISQSSFQETPFTRLKRTALGVTLSIGIVVLLVWIWNHLNIAKNDQVTTELAVEKTVTPASHVVKHEEPIQIASTSGINTLPITKPIVPSTSPEERNTPDHPPIPKDDRDSTGQNEITKEATIPAIASPAGQPEKVEQPSLQVNNQLANAPTTSIREESGHLTSISREAATLFTTIVPAPGTPQGSLRFTRNCNGSITFSIATLLNHTISRKGERLLISQEMFQNIKLFLQNTKDKRKALMFDFDETGQVTISPIAWRTFIKNGSGVMTVSHLFGHKDGTPMVRDITALVTGNLPEQLIDTRKGSSQKSCTE